The stretch of DNA CACGGCCCCCGAGACGTCCGCCGCGAGGGCGATCGAGTGCGGCGCGATCCGTGACGGTGAGGGGATCTCCGTCACCGTGGTCTCGGTGCGGGTCCGGCCCGATGCGACGAACGCGCGCAGGCGTTCGAAGGCCTCGGGCTCTCGGGATTCGGACACGCTTGCAGACTAGGCTCCGGACCATGTCCCGATCAGCGCGACCCGCCGAGGACGTCGTCCAGGAGACCGCACGATCGGCCGGTCTCGTCGCGCTCGGGGCCGGCGTCGCCGCAGCCGCAGTCGCGACGGCTGTGCTCGGCGGGTTCGTCGCCGCGGTGGCGCGGGCGGTCGTCACGCCCGACCGGAAGCGCGTCGAGCGGGTCCCGATCCACGCGGTCGACCCCGGGCGGATGACGGTCACCATCGAGCGGACCGCCGACACCGAGCTGCAGGGCCGCTACAGCCTCTGGTTCGGCGGCGGAACCGGGCACATGCGCATCGGCGAGGTGCTCGGCACGACGGACACGACCGTCACCCGGCGCATCATCGCGATCGACGCCGGCGACCCGACCGCTGCTCGACGCGGACGCTGGGGCGGCTGGTTCTACCTGACGCCGGGCGAGCTCGACGTCCCGGTCGAGGACGTCGACATCCCGACCCCGAACGGCCCCGCACCGGCGTGGGTCGTCCGCGCCGACGACCCGGACGCGCCCTGGGCGGTGCTCGTGCACGGCCGTGGGGTCACCCGCGCCGAGACGATCCGCGCCGTCCCGGTCTTCCGTGCCGCCGGGTACTCGGTCGTGCTCGCGTCGTGGCGGAACGACGGCGTCGCCCCGCGCAGCGACGACGGTCGCTACGGACTCGGCAGCACCGAGTGGGAGGACGTCGACGGTGTCCTCCGCTGGCTCGCCGCGCAGCAGGCGCGGAGCGTCGTGCTCATGGGGTGGTCGATGGGCGGCGCCGTCGTCCTGCAGACGCTCGTCCGGTCGCGCTTCGCCGGGCTCGTCGACGGGATCGTGCTCGAGTCGCCGGTCGTCGACTGGCACGCCGTGCTCAAGTCGCAGAGCCGGGTCCTGAAGCTGCCGCGCCCGGTGCGCAAGATCGCCCAGCGCATCCTCCGCACGCCCGTGCTGCACCACGTCGCCGGGCTGCACGACCCGGTGGACCTGCGCGAGCTCGACATGGTCGCCCGGGCCGACGAGCTGTCGGTGCCGATCCTCATCCTGCACAGTGACGACGACGGCTTCGTGCCGTCGTCGGCGTCGCATGAGCTGGCGCGGGTGCGGCCGGACATCGTGCGGCTCGAGGTGCAGACCTCCGCGCGGCACACGAAGCTCTGGAACCACGACGCCGACTGGTTCGACGCGAGGATCCTCGCGTGGCTGACCGAGGTGGTGCAGCCGACGGACGCGACCAGCGCCCGGTAGACGCGACTGCAGACGGCCTGGAGGCACGGTGCCAGCTGGCACCGTGCCTCCCGTGCGTCCCGGGTCAGCTCCTGTCTTCGCCCTGATCGTCCGCGGGTCGTCGCGCGATCGTCGTCGCGAGGACCGCCGTGCGGTCCGGCGTGAACGCGACGGTCACCACCGCCCCGGGCACGTCGAGCGCACAGAAGGGGAGGTCGTCAGCGCCGGAGCGGGACACCGCGGCGACGAAGGACTCGAGGTCGAGGACCGTGGAGCCCCGCTCGGCGGCCAGACCGTACTTGATCGCGAACGTCTGTGCGGTCGATCGAGCGCCCTGCTCGAAGAGCCTGACGCGATCGTCGGGTGCGAGGAGTCGGACGAGTTCGAGCGCCCGGTCCGCACCGGGTGCTGCGGAGGCTCTGAGGAGCGTCGCGAGTTCGTCGGCGCCGATGGTCTCGACCCCGGCGGATCGGTCGGTGACCGTGGCGGACAGGAATGTTCCGTCCGTTGCCCGGAGCAGGATCGTGACGAGCTCGTCGCCGAAGTCGACCTGCCGGACGAGGACCGGTTCGTCCCCGAGCGCGTCGAGGGGCGCCACGAGGGCATCGTTGCCGGGCTCGCCCGCTCGTCTGCTCCGGCGGAGCGCGCGAGCCAGCGCAGCGGCGGGGGCGTCGTACGCGAGCACATCGGTGCCGTCCGGGACAGCGGCCAGGACCTCGTGGGCACGGTCGGGGACGCCGAGGCATCTGGGGAGAGTGAGGCGGAGCAGTGGCACGCTCGTGCCCGGGGTCGTCACGTCAGGCCTGCACGAGGATGTGGGGAGCAGCCGTCGTGTGACGGGCGTGGCCGTGCCGACTACCGAACACCGTGACCTCCGTCGCGCTCGTCCGCGGCGCGGATGAGCTGGTCCGGCCGGGGGAGTTCGGTCGGCATCTCCGTCGTGAACCACGGGAGCTCGACGGAATCGATCCGGCCGTCGAGCATCCTTACGAGGACCTCACCCGCGAGCGGTGCCTGGTCGGTGCGGTAGGCCAGTGATCCCGGGAGGGGACCGTCGGGGAAGTCGGTTCGGGGTGTCTCCTCGAGCACGACGTCCCAGATCCGCGGAGCTGTCTCGTGGACGGCCCGCACCGCCTCGGCCTGCAGTCGGAGCTCCGCCGTTCCCGGCGCGGGGAGCGTGTCGAGGAACGCGAGCAGGAGCGACTGGACGCGGTACGCCGCATCGTCAGCGTTCCGGCTGCCGATCGAGGGTACCTCGACCGCCGGACCGAACAGCCGCTCGAACGCTTCCGAGACACCGATGACCGAGGGATCGAGGACCACGGTGGCCTCGCCGCTGTCGAAGAAGTCGATGCGGAGGACCGCCTGGGCGGGGTCAGCGGCGGCGCCGAACGAGACGCCGAAGAACTCGCCGTCGATCAGCTGGTCGTTGTCGCGGACGAGTGTCAGCATCTCGTCGTGTGAGAACCACAGGCCAGGTGGCGGTGCTGCTCTGAGACGACGGTCCCACTCGTGCACGTTCACGGTCGATCCCGAGCGCATGACGATGTCGAGATCGGTGACGAGCCACCGGAGCGGTGGGACGGTCAGCGATGTGAAGACGTCGTGGAACGCGGGGAGCAGGTGTTCGTCCGACGGCCGTGTCCGGAAGGACAGGAGGCCGCTTTCGGTCTCTGGGTGGTGGAGCCAGATGGCAGGGCCCCCACCCGGCATGATGATGATCCGGGTCGGCGGCGTCTCCGGTCCGATGTAGTGCCACGACTCGAACTCAGGGTGCGGTCCGGCGCTCAGACGCGAGCCATCGGAGAACGTCATCGACAGCGTCGATCCCGTGGCGTGCGCCTCGGTGACCACGAGCGTGTGCAGGCGGAGAGCCGGCACCAGCCCCGACTTGTCGCCCTCCGGATCGATCATCGTCGCGGCGTCGGGGGACCGACCGAGGGAGAACGGACACTCCAGGATGACGGTGGCGCCGTTCGAGAGCAGGAGTCGGAGCGAGTAGTCGACCCAGATGGCGTCGACCGTCTCTCCGACGAGGAGCAGGGGGACGTCCTCGACGACCACTTCGCTCATCGCGCGCTCTTCCTCGGGCGGTCCGGAGTCAGGCGTGCTCGCTCAGCCGGTCGAGCGGGCAGCTCGGGTGCTCGAGCGTCCGCCTCGGTCCTGTAGATCTCGCCCCAGGCGATGCTCGCGAGCATGGCTTCGGCAGACAGATCGACATCAGGCAGACATATCTGCACGAAGTGCGGGAAGGCGGGGATTGTCCAGAGGTCCTCATCCTCAAACCGACTCCACAGCAACAACTCACTGATGCCGAGCGGGTGACCGATCTCCTGACCGTTGACGGGTGGATCGCAGCTGACCATCAGCGCATGACGACCGTTCGGAAGCTCAACCGGTCGATCGACCTCGCACCGGAAGACGGACGAGAAGCGCCGCTGTCCATGGACGAGAGGAAGAACACTTCATGCATTTCAGAACTCCGGTCTGATGCCGATATGCACGATCAATCGAACAGCTCCGACCACGCAATCCCCGGTCGGTAACGAACTTCTTCGAAAGCCGGCAGCCAGCGACCGATGCCATGATGAGCCTGAATGGCTTTCTCCAAGATCAGTGGCGAGTCGATCGCGCGACGAGGAACCTCCTTCGACTCGGGTCCTGAAGCGCGCCGAACCCTGGAGCCGCTGAAATCCGTGATCTTGACGCCATCGAGTTCTGCAGCCCCGTAGGTGAAGGCAGGTAGGTACCGCTCAGAGTCG from Curtobacterium sp. SGAir0471 encodes:
- a CDS encoding DUF6188 family protein; the encoded protein is MSEVVVEDVPLLLVGETVDAIWVDYSLRLLLSNGATVILECPFSLGRSPDAATMIDPEGDKSGLVPALRLHTLVVTEAHATGSTLSMTFSDGSRLSAGPHPEFESWHYIGPETPPTRIIIMPGGGPAIWLHHPETESGLLSFRTRPSDEHLLPAFHDVFTSLTVPPLRWLVTDLDIVMRSGSTVNVHEWDRRLRAAPPPGLWFSHDEMLTLVRDNDQLIDGEFFGVSFGAAADPAQAVLRIDFFDSGEATVVLDPSVIGVSEAFERLFGPAVEVPSIGSRNADDAAYRVQSLLLAFLDTLPAPGTAELRLQAEAVRAVHETAPRIWDVVLEETPRTDFPDGPLPGSLAYRTDQAPLAGEVLVRMLDGRIDSVELPWFTTEMPTELPRPDQLIRAADERDGGHGVR
- a CDS encoding alpha/beta fold hydrolase — protein: MSRSARPAEDVVQETARSAGLVALGAGVAAAAVATAVLGGFVAAVARAVVTPDRKRVERVPIHAVDPGRMTVTIERTADTELQGRYSLWFGGGTGHMRIGEVLGTTDTTVTRRIIAIDAGDPTAARRGRWGGWFYLTPGELDVPVEDVDIPTPNGPAPAWVVRADDPDAPWAVLVHGRGVTRAETIRAVPVFRAAGYSVVLASWRNDGVAPRSDDGRYGLGSTEWEDVDGVLRWLAAQQARSVVLMGWSMGGAVVLQTLVRSRFAGLVDGIVLESPVVDWHAVLKSQSRVLKLPRPVRKIAQRILRTPVLHHVAGLHDPVDLRELDMVARADELSVPILILHSDDDGFVPSSASHELARVRPDIVRLEVQTSARHTKLWNHDADWFDARILAWLTEVVQPTDATSAR